The nucleotide window CTATTTTATGGATCCACTTCACGTCTAAGCTTCCGGCTTAAGGTCCCTATAGTTGGGATTTCACGATAAAAAATAAGTTAGGTAAATTAGTGATCTTAATGCCAATAATTTACTAAAAACGTTATATCACGCCTGAACAAAATGTCATACCATAATTTTGAGCGAGCGTTTACTCATCAATTATCCATCGCAATAATCAAGTAATATTGCGTATTAAACGGACTCTATTTGTTATACTCATCGCATAATCATCGTTAACCGTAGCGCCTGCTTACAGAGCGTCCGAGTCGACGAAATAATAATCAAAATACAACGAGTAATGTCATGTCTTTATTAGCAAAAGGAACACTCAAGAAAATGAGTGCTTCGCTCGATGGTGCGGTTACCTACCGTTTACCTGTCGGTGAAGAGTTTTTAGAGCTAAACCCTCTGATTGGTAAAACCATCAACCTCACTCACACCGGTAATATTTTTTGCTGCTCGTGTGGCAAGAAAACCAAGAAAAGCTACTCTCAAGGCCACTGCTTTGTGTGCATGAGAAAGCTAGCAAGCTGCGACATGTGCATCATGAAGCCAGAAACTTGCCACTACGATGAAGGTACTTGTCGTGAGCCTGAATGGGGCGAAGCGAACTGCATGGTTGATCACTTCGTTTACCTATCGAACACATCAAGCCTTAAAGTGGGTATCACTCGTCATACTCAAATCCCGACTCGCTGGATTGACCAAGGTGCTACTCAAGGCCTACCAATCTTGAAAGTGAAAACTCGTCAGATTTCTGGCCTGATTGAAGTTGAGTTAGCCAAACACATTGCCGACAAAACCAACTGGCGCACGTTGCTAAAAGGCGACGGTGACGATATGGAGTTGGTAGAAAAAGCCAAAGAACTCTTGCCACTAGTAGAAGATAAGATTCAAGAGATCAGAGCGAAGTTTGGCGACGATGCAATCGAGATTCTTAGTGAGAACATCACTTCACTGAGCTACCCAGTTGAGCAGCACCCGGTGAAGATTGTGTCGCACAACTTTGATAAGAACCCTGAAGTATCTGGCGTGCTGCAAGGCATTAAAGGCCAATACCTTATCTTGGATACTGGTGTGATTAACATCCGTAAATTTGGCTCTTACGAAGTAGAAGTTTCTGCTTAGTAAGCCAACGGTTTTGAGATGATCGCTGTTTTGATAAACCAAAGCGAAACGGCTTTGATCGGTGAAAGCTAAACGGCTTTGATGAGCTAAAACTAAAATGCCCTCAGCAATTGCTTGAGGGCATTTTTGTATCATGACCAAACATTATAACGGGGTGACACCCTAGTTAGCTTTGTTACTTAAGCTTCTAGATTTATTACTTATGCTTCTAAATTGATTGAGTGTGCTAAATTGATCGAGTTTACTCAATAGATTGAAGTCGTCTAGTGCGGTAATGCTTGGCTTATATCGCTGACAAACACTTCTCCGCACACGCAGTTCTTTCCATTCGCTTTGGCTCGATATAACGATTGGTCTGTGAGGTTGACGAGTGCATCGATGGACACTTTCCCTTCGCAAGATCGACTATCACTCACTCCGATACTCACACTCACATTAAAACGAATCTGTTCGCCCACTTTGAACTCGACCTGATTAAATTGCTGTCTGATCTGATCAGAAACTTCTCGCGAAACGTTAGGTGACGCATTGGGAATAAAGAGAATAAACTCTTCTCCACCCCAGCGGCCTGCCACACCACCCACTCTCTCAACATTACGTTTAGTAATGTTGGCCAATGCGCAAATAACCTCATCGCCCACCATATGGCCGTAAGTATCATTGATCGATTTAAAGTCATCGATATCAAGCAGCATACTAACGACATGAGTATCAGAGGCAATATGTTCCCTTAACCACTCATAAATCGCTCTGCGATTGAGTAAGTCAGTCATTTCATCGTAATTCGCTTGATGAACCAATTGCTTTTCCAACATCACCTTTTGAGTCACATCTTCGAGCACAACCTGAACGGCCGGCTGACCTTGCCAAGTAATCGCATTATCGTAAATATTGAAGAATCGATGAATGCCATCGAACCCAATGTTTT belongs to Vibrio splendidus and includes:
- a CDS encoding DUF2797 domain-containing protein, which codes for MSLLAKGTLKKMSASLDGAVTYRLPVGEEFLELNPLIGKTINLTHTGNIFCCSCGKKTKKSYSQGHCFVCMRKLASCDMCIMKPETCHYDEGTCREPEWGEANCMVDHFVYLSNTSSLKVGITRHTQIPTRWIDQGATQGLPILKVKTRQISGLIEVELAKHIADKTNWRTLLKGDGDDMELVEKAKELLPLVEDKIQEIRAKFGDDAIEILSENITSLSYPVEQHPVKIVSHNFDKNPEVSGVLQGIKGQYLILDTGVINIRKFGSYEVEVSA
- a CDS encoding sensor domain-containing diguanylate cyclase produces the protein MNVVSVDANYARIYGYQSPEELLTNIDSFLDLISEEYHVLAYQNYLETISGQRDPQVHTYVNVDRNGREFTVFSIDHVTEWQGRPALQVTVIDLSPAIQLQNAVREQDKMYHDMIMQSGQGILVHREFKPLMVNQSWVKMQGGSSIEEVLKLDSILTLVPKQNTDGISKHYQAIVSGELSGTSTVVENIGFDGIHRFFNIYDNAITWQGQPAVQVVLEDVTQKVMLEKQLVHQANYDEMTDLLNRRAIYEWLREHIASDTHVVSMLLDIDDFKSINDTYGHMVGDEVICALANITKRNVERVGGVAGRWGGEEFILFIPNASPNVSREVSDQIRQQFNQVEFKVGEQIRFNVSVSIGVSDSRSCEGKVSIDALVNLTDQSLYRAKANGKNCVCGEVFVSDISQALPH